In Erigeron canadensis isolate Cc75 chromosome 1, C_canadensis_v1, whole genome shotgun sequence, a single window of DNA contains:
- the LOC122601155 gene encoding uncharacterized protein LOC122601155: MTSARCGGYVDPGWDHGTPQDEKKKKVRCNYCGKVVSGGIYRLKQHLARVSGEVTYCDKAPEEVCLKMKENLEGCRIGKKQKQIEYDEQAYLNFPPCSSHNDNDNDNDVAEEDDHIAVTYNNKNKGKQLVVARDKGLVINMVAPPLRSLGYVDPGWEHGVPRDERKKKVKCNYCDKIVSGGINRFKQHLARIPGEVAPCKSAPEEVYLKIKENMKWHRTGRRHRRPESNNKQQTSEAGPPFYTMQSENEDEEDDQEEDDMHLLITNGNRKRLSCDSRRVISSEPSSKKLKSENTNILQSPKSQMAGARITRKDVMSAISKFFYHAGVPTHAANSSYFHKMLGIVAQYGPNLPAPSSLMLSGRLLQSEIITIKTYLAEHKTSWAVTGCSILADSWKDAHGRTLINILVSCPRGVHFVSSVDATEFIEDPPTLFRFLDKFVDEMGEENVVQVVTQNTPSYQMAGKMLEEKRQNLYWTPCAASCIEQMLEDFVKLKWVAECIEKGQKVTKLVYNHIWLSSLMKREYTGGQELVRTSFTRHASSFLTLQSLMDHRVALKRLFQSTTWLSSRVSKSEEGEEVEKIVMNATFWKKVQYVWRSVGPILEVLEKINGEDSLSMPYIYNDMYRAKLDIKSNHGDDARKYGNLWSIIDNHWNLTLCHPLYLAAYFLNPSYRYQPDFIHYPEVVRGLNSCIVRFEPNNARRILASKQISDFGSAKADFGTDLAISTRTELNPGAWWQQHGINCLELQQIAVRILSQTCSSFGCEHNWSIYDEIHNQRDNHLAHQRLNDYMYVHYNLRLKERQIRRKMPNTSFSLDNVLQENLLYDWIVRPEKQAYQEDEELCSEMEFENGLLEYEGNGESRNSSLQGDTQPLDAHQPNNINLHTRIDNEHEDEDDDLNFFDDRLSDS; encoded by the exons ATGACGTCGGCACGTTGTGGTGGATATGTGGATCCTGGATGGGACCATGGTACTCCCCAAgatgagaaaaagaagaaggtgAGATGCAATTATTGTGGAAAAGTAGTTAGTGGTGGGATATACAGGTTAAAGCAACATTTAGCTCGAGTATCTGGAGAAGTCACGTATTGTGACAAGGCTCCAGAGGAAGTGTGtctaaaaatgaaagaaaacttGGAAGGATGTCGTATTGGTAAGAAACAAAAGCAAATTGAATACGATGAACAAGCATATCTTAACTTCCCTCCTTGTTCTAGTCATAATGATAATGACAACGATAATGATGTTGCGGAAGAGGATGACCACATTGCCGTCACGTATAACAATAAGAACAAAGGTAAGCAGCTGGTAGTAGCGAGGGACAAGGGTTTGGTCATAAATATGGTGGCTCCTCCTCTTCGGTCATTAGGATATGTTGACCCTGGCTGGGAGCATGGAGTTCCTCGTGACGAGAGAAAGAAAAAGGTCAAATGCAATTActgtgataaaattgtgagtggTGGCATCAATCGCTTTAAGCAACACCTTGCTAGAATACCTGGTGAAGTCGCACCTTGTAAAAGTGCCCCTGAAGAAGTCTATCTcaagataaaagaaaatatgaaatgGCATCGTACTGGAAGGAGACATAGAAGACCAGAATCTAATAATAAGCAGCAAACATCGGAAGCAGGGCCACCATTTTATACGATGCAATCagaaaatgaagatgaagagGATGACCAAGAAGAAGATGATATGCATCTACTAATCACCAATGGGAATAGAAAGAGACTTTCCTGTGATTCTAGAAGGGTGATATCTTCTGAGCCATCATCGAAAAAACTGAAATCTGAGAATACTAATATTCTACAGTCACCAAAGAGTCAGATGGCAGGAGCTAGAATAACACGAAAGGATGTCATGTCTGCTATTTCCAAGTTTTTTTATCATGCTGGAGTCCCCACACATGCAGCAAACTCATCCTACTTCCATAAGATGTTGGGGATTGTTGCTCAATATGGACCAAACTTACCAGCTCCCTCGAGCCTTATGTTATCGGGTCGTCTTCTTCAGAGTGAAATTATAACCATTAAAACCTATCTGGCTGAACATAAAACCTCTTGGGCAGTCACTGGCTGTTCTATATTGGCAGATAGTTGGAAAGATGCACACGGCAGGACGTTAATCAACATTTTGGTTTCCTGTCCTCGGGGTGTGCACTTTGTGTCTTCAGTTGATGCCACTGAATTCATTGAAGATCCGCCGACTTTATTTAGATTTCTTGATAAATTTGTGGATGAGATGGGCGAGGAAAACGTTGTGCAG GTTGTCACACAAAACACACCTAGTTATCAAATGGCTGGAAAGATGCTTGAGGAGAAACGACAGAACTTATATTGGACTCCTTGTGCTGCTTCTTGTATTGAACAAATGCTGGAAGATTTTGTAAAACTAAAATGGGTGGCAGAATGTATCGAGAAAGGACAAAAAGTTACAAAGCTTGTGTACAACCACATCTGGTTATCAAGTTTAATGAAAAGAGAATATACAGGGGGACAGGAACTTGTGAGAACATCTTTTACCCGCCATGCTTCCAGTTTTCTAACTTTGCAAAGCTTAATGGACCACAGGGTTGCCTTAAAACGCTTGTTTCAATCCACTACATGGCTATCATCTCGAGTTTCAAAATCCGAGGAGGGTGAAGAGGTGGAAAAAATTGTCATGAATGCTACATTCTGGAAGAAGGTCCAATACGTTTGGAGATCAGTGGGCCCTATTCTGGAAGTGCTTGAAAAGATCAACGGTGAAGATAGCCtctccatgccatatatatacaatgacATGTACAGGGCAAAACTTGACATAAAAAGCAACCATGGTGATGATGCACGCAAATATGGTAACTTGTGGAGTATAATCGACAATCACTGGAACTTGACTCTCTGTCATCCTTTGTATCTTGCTGCTTACTTCTTAAATCCATCATACAGATATCAACCTGATTTCATTCAT TATCCAGAAGTTGTGCGTGGACTAAATTCATGCATTGTTAGGTTTGAGCCAAACAATGCAAGAAGGATTTTAGCATCAAAGCAG ATCTCGGATTTTGGCTCTGCAAAAGCTGATTTTGGAACTGATCTGGCCATTAGCACACGGACAGAATTAAATCCGG GTGCATGGTGGCAACAACATGGCATAAATTGCTTAGAGCTGCAACAGATTGCTGTACGCATATTGAGTCAAACATGCTCTTCATTTGGTTGTGAGCATAATTGGAGCATATATGATGAGATTCACAACCAGAGGGACAACCATCTGGCACACCAAAGATTGAATGACTATATGTACGTTCACTATAACTTACGCCTCAAGGAACGTCAAATAAGGAGAAAGATGCCAAACACTTCATTTTCCCTAGACAACGTTTTGCAAGAGAATCTATTATATGACTGGATTGTGAGGCCAGAAAAACAAGCTTATCAAGAAGATGAG GAGCTTTGTAGTGAAATGGAATTTGAGAATGGGTTGTTGGAATATGAAGGAAATGGAGAAAGTAGGAACAGTTCATTACAGGGGGACACACAACCATTAGATGCTCATCAGCCTAACAATATAAATCTGCATACTAGGATTGATAATGAACATGAAGATGAAGACGATGACCTCAACTTTTTCGATGATCGATTGAGTGATTCATAG